The Prionailurus viverrinus isolate Anna chromosome B4, UM_Priviv_1.0, whole genome shotgun sequence genome has a window encoding:
- the LOC125170701 gene encoding olfactory receptor 8S1-like, producing MALRNHSTITEFILLGLSVDSHVQVLLFVLFLGIYLFTIMGNLSMLLVIREDPHLHTPMYFFLSHLSFMDFCLSTAIVPKLLENLLSQSKTISVGGCLAQAFFVFDIGGTEVCLLSAMAYDRYAAICHPLLYGRVMNNQLYMQLVWGSWSLGFLDALINTPLTMNLDFCEAKIIHHYSCELPSLFPLSCSDVSTSLTVLVCSTLLHGGGTFFLIFFSYVRIVSTILSVSSTSGRSKAFSTCSSHLTALSFFYGSAFLRYLMPTSGSPLELIFSLQYGVVTPLVNPLIYSLKNKEVKNALRRTLGKFLQ from the coding sequence ATGGCTTTGAGGAACCACAGCACCATCACAGAGTTCATCCTCCTTGGCCTGTCTGTTGACTCCCACGTCCAGGTTCTGCTCTTTGTGCTTTTCCTTGGGATTTACCTCTTTACTATAATGGGAAATCTATCGATGCTGTTGGTCATCAGGGAAGATCCCCATCTCCACACACCTATGTACTTCTTCCTGAGCCACCTCTCTTTCATGGACTTTTGTCTCTCTACTGCCATAGTGCCCAAGCTGCTGGAGAACCTCCTGTCTCAGAGCAAAACCATCTCAGTTGGGGGCTGCCTGGCTCAAGCCTTCTTTGTGTTTGACATTGGAGGAACAGAAGTCTGCTTACTCTCAGCAATGGCCTATGACCGTTATGCTGCTATCTGTCACCCACTCCTCTATGGCCGGGTAATGAATAATCAGCTGTATATGCAGCTTGTATGGGGCTCATGGAGCCTGGGGTTTCTAGATGCACTCATTAACACCCCCCTGACAATGAACTTGGATTTCTGTGAAGCGAAAATCATCCATCACTATAGCTGTGAGttgccctccctcttccctttgtcCTGCTCTGATGTCTCTACCAGCCTCACTGTCCTGGTCTGTTCTACACTCCTGCATGGCGGTGGTACATTCTTCCTGATTTTCTTCTCCTATGTGCGCATAGTCTCCACCATCCTGAGCGTTAGCTCCACCTCAGGCAGAAGCaaggccttctccacctgctcctcTCACCTCACTGCATTGAGCTTCTTCTATGGCTCAGCTTTCCTCCGTTATCTCATGCCAACCTCAGGCTCACCTCTGGAGCTCATCTTCTCCTTACAGTATGGTGTGGTCACTCCCCTAGTGAATCCCCTCATCTACAGCCTGAAAAACAAGGAGGTTAAAAATGCACTGAGAAGAACCTTGGGAAAGTTTTTGCAATAG